The following proteins are co-located in the Pan troglodytes isolate AG18354 chromosome 5, NHGRI_mPanTro3-v2.0_pri, whole genome shotgun sequence genome:
- the SNRNP48 gene encoding U11/U12 small nuclear ribonucleoprotein 48 kDa protein, with the protein MEGEPPPVEERRRLQEELNEFVESCCRTLEEVTASLGWDLDSLDPGEEEAAEDEVVICPYDSNHHMPKSSLAKHMASCRLRKMGYTKEEEDEMYNPEFFYENVKIPSITLNKDSQFQIIKQARTAVGKDSDCYNQRIYSSLPVEVPLNHKRFVCDLTQADRLALYDFVVEETKKKRSDSQIIENDSDLFVDLAAKINQDNSRKSPKSYLEILAEVRDYKRRRQSYRAKNVHITKKSYTEVIRDVINVHMEELSNHWQEEQEKAEDDAEKNEERRSASVDSRQSGGSYLDAECSRHRRDRSRSPHKRKRNKDKDKNCESRRRKERDGERHHSHKRRKQKI; encoded by the exons ATGGAGGGCGAGCCTCCACCTGTGGAGGAGCGGCGgcggctgcaggaggagctgaacGAGTTCGTGGAGAGCTGCTGCCGGACGCTGGAGGAGGTGACGGCGTCCCTGGGCTGGGACCTAGATAGTCTGGATCCCGGGGAAGAGGAGGCGGCGGAG GATGAAGTTGTGATATGTCCATACGATTCCAATCATCACATGCCTAAATCATCTTTGGCAAAGCACATGGCATCTTGTAGATTGAGGAAAATGGGCTATACCAAAGAAGAAGAG gATGAAATGTATAATCCTGAGTTTTTCTATGAAAATGTGAAGATACCTTCGATTACTTTGA ataaGGACTCACAATTCCAGATAATTAAACAAGCTAGAACTGCAGTTGGGAAAGACAGTGATTGTTATAATCAAA gaATTTATTCTTCATTGCCTGTTGAAGTTCCTCTGAATCACAAACGGTTTGTTTGTGATCTAACTCAAGCTGATCGTCTTGCCCTCTATGATTTCGTAGTTGAGGAGACAAAGAAAAAGCGCTCTGATTCTCAAATTATTGAAAATGACAGCGATCTCTTTGTAGACTTGGCTGCCAAAATCAATCAAG aTAATAGTCGAAAAAGTCCAAAATCCTACCTTGAAATCCTGGCAGAAGTACGAGATTATAAAAGAAGACGCCAGTCCTATAGAGCCAAGAATGTTCACATAACCAAGAAATCATATACTGAG GTGATTCGAGATGTGATAAATGTGCACATGGAAGAACTCAGCAATCATTGGCAAGAAGAGCAAGAGAAGGCAGAGGATGATGCCGAAAA GAATGAAGAAAGGCGATCAGCTTCAGTAGATTCACGGCAGTCTGGTGGAAGCTATTTGGATGCTGAGTGTTCACGACATAGAAGGGATAGGAGTAGAAGCccacataaaagaaaaagaaataaagataaggaTAAAAACTGTGAGTcgagaagaaggaaagagag GGATGGGGAAAGACACCATAGtcataaaagaagaaagcaaaaaatataa